A genomic window from Planococcus rifietoensis includes:
- a CDS encoding 2-keto-4-pentenoate hydratase yields MGPFDSEKHEYAKRLYSAYENRQAFGKDQIPESINSRLAYEVQQVVTDKKAQNGEPLAGYKISLTSPETQQLFSSEKPLYGALTAPAISGNTIELSSMLSPLIEIELIFLIQEDIDAADSTATILEKTLVAPGIEVPDSRFTEWFPNITLGQVIADSAVAGRIVVGEPAKSHSYDQLDQVRGELLLDGEPIASGSSSEVLGHPVNAIKWLAAELEAHGLKLKRGLTVSSGTFILPKPLEKGRYEAKYEGIGSVELTVH; encoded by the coding sequence ATGGGACCATTCGACTCAGAGAAACACGAATACGCAAAACGCCTGTACAGCGCATATGAAAACCGTCAAGCTTTCGGGAAAGACCAGATTCCTGAATCAATCAACTCCCGCCTCGCATACGAGGTGCAGCAGGTGGTGACAGACAAAAAAGCACAGAACGGCGAACCACTCGCAGGCTATAAAATCAGTTTGACGAGCCCTGAGACACAGCAATTGTTCAGCTCCGAAAAACCACTGTACGGCGCATTGACCGCTCCCGCCATTTCCGGCAATACCATTGAGCTTTCATCCATGCTTTCTCCATTGATCGAAATCGAATTGATCTTCCTCATCCAGGAAGACATCGATGCCGCCGATTCAACAGCGACGATTCTTGAAAAAACCTTGGTGGCCCCGGGTATCGAAGTTCCCGACTCGCGATTCACCGAGTGGTTCCCGAACATCACACTCGGGCAAGTCATCGCAGACAGCGCAGTGGCTGGCCGCATTGTGGTCGGCGAACCTGCAAAGAGCCATTCCTACGATCAACTCGATCAAGTCCGCGGCGAGTTACTCCTCGACGGCGAACCGATTGCTTCCGGAAGCTCGTCTGAAGTGTTGGGCCATCCGGTGAACGCCATCAAATGGCTGGCAGCAGAACTCGAAGCGCATGGCTTGAAGCTAAAGCGCGGCCTGACTGTCTCATCCGGCACGTTCATCTTGCCGAAGCCGCTTGAAAAAGGGCGTTACGAAGCGAAATATGAAGGCATTGGCAGTGTCGAACTGACCGTCCATTAA
- a CDS encoding STAS domain-containing protein gives MGEISRELHDFILENKNSMVEEWLETRGNHANTVYSAQASDDTVEKLRKESVGFIEAVTAIFIHDKEESLAYVEDWSSTIAKERAQQSVPLYEVMEHLGQLRKIYWTCVRHFFEEVDRANSQDALRWSEMLNDMFDFIIESFARHHHEAHQRLLASQQEVIDELSSPVIPIRKGVGILPLVGGIDTYRAKVILETALEESAKQQLTTLYIDLSAVPIVDTMVAHQLFQLMDSLRIIGVESVLSGIRPEIAQTAVTLGIDFKNIKVYANLMQALDAPEH, from the coding sequence ATGGGAGAAATTAGCAGAGAGCTACATGATTTCATTTTAGAAAATAAAAATTCCATGGTTGAAGAATGGCTGGAAACACGCGGCAATCATGCGAATACCGTTTACTCTGCTCAAGCATCTGACGACACGGTAGAAAAGCTGAGAAAGGAATCGGTTGGCTTTATCGAGGCCGTCACGGCGATTTTTATCCATGATAAAGAAGAATCGCTTGCCTATGTTGAAGATTGGTCATCGACAATTGCCAAAGAACGCGCCCAACAATCCGTGCCTCTTTATGAAGTCATGGAGCATCTAGGGCAATTGCGTAAAATCTATTGGACTTGTGTCCGCCATTTCTTTGAAGAAGTCGATAGAGCGAATAGCCAGGACGCATTGCGCTGGAGCGAAATGCTGAATGATATGTTCGACTTTATCATCGAAAGCTTCGCGCGCCATCATCACGAAGCCCACCAGCGTTTGCTGGCGAGCCAGCAGGAAGTGATCGACGAATTGAGCAGCCCGGTCATTCCGATTCGTAAAGGCGTGGGCATTTTGCCGTTGGTCGGCGGGATCGATACATACCGCGCCAAAGTGATTTTGGAAACGGCTCTTGAAGAAAGTGCCAAGCAGCAATTGACGACGCTCTATATCGACCTGTCAGCGGTGCCGATCGTCGATACGATGGTGGCGCATCAATTGTTCCAGCTAATGGATTCATTGAGAATCATCGGCGTGGAATCGGTCCTATCCGGCATCCGTCCAGAAATTGCACAGACCGCCGTAACGCTCGGCATCGATTTCAAAAATATCAAAGTCTACGCCAACCTGATGCAGGCGCTGGATGCACCCGAACATTAA
- a CDS encoding exonuclease SbcCD subunit D — translation MKFIHTADWHLGKLVQGVHMTEDQRFVLDQLIEAIEQERPDALVIAGDLYDRGVPPTEAVRLLDDTLAKIVLDLKVPVIAVAGNHDSPGRLDFGSRALKSNGLHITGPIRAQSEPVVLKDAAGEVHFHLVPYTDPSMVRHVYENPDIKTHDDAMKAITARISASMDPSARHIFVGHAFVTPRGEQEDNTSDSERPLAIGGAEHVSAQHFKPFHYTALGHLHKAHYVLNETIRYSGSPLKYSISEEHHQKGFHIVDLAADGSVAVEKRLFRAKRDMRSVEGTIADIMGHERSDDYVFVTLLDETPVLYPMEKVRSVYPNAMHVQRKTFAKEAGESTIGNRRKMDPMQLFNAFYEEVKGDAPSAETAELFGDVLQEFLQADSEREEVKS, via the coding sequence ATGAAATTCATCCATACCGCTGACTGGCATCTCGGGAAATTGGTGCAGGGCGTACATATGACAGAAGACCAGCGATTTGTGCTGGATCAATTGATCGAAGCAATCGAACAAGAGCGACCCGATGCACTGGTTATTGCGGGGGATTTATATGATCGTGGCGTGCCTCCGACAGAAGCGGTGCGTTTGCTGGACGATACACTCGCGAAAATCGTGCTGGATTTGAAAGTGCCGGTGATTGCCGTGGCAGGCAACCATGACAGCCCAGGAAGGCTTGATTTCGGGAGCCGCGCATTAAAGAGCAACGGCCTCCATATTACGGGGCCAATCCGTGCACAGTCCGAACCAGTCGTTTTAAAAGATGCCGCGGGCGAAGTCCATTTTCACTTGGTTCCGTACACCGATCCATCAATGGTGCGCCACGTGTATGAAAATCCAGACATCAAAACGCATGACGACGCGATGAAAGCAATCACTGCTCGCATATCCGCTAGCATGGATCCATCAGCGCGCCACATATTCGTTGGCCATGCGTTTGTGACGCCGCGCGGTGAACAAGAAGACAATACGAGCGATTCGGAACGGCCGCTCGCGATCGGTGGTGCAGAACACGTCAGCGCGCAGCATTTTAAGCCATTCCACTATACAGCGCTCGGTCATTTGCATAAAGCGCATTATGTATTGAACGAAACGATCCGTTATTCGGGGTCTCCATTAAAATATTCGATTTCAGAAGAGCATCATCAAAAAGGATTCCATATCGTCGACTTGGCAGCAGACGGTTCAGTCGCTGTAGAAAAGCGCTTGTTCAGAGCAAAGCGCGATATGCGTTCAGTCGAAGGGACCATTGCGGACATCATGGGGCATGAAAGAAGCGATGATTATGTTTTCGTCACTTTGCTCGATGAGACGCCTGTTTTGTATCCGATGGAAAAAGTGCGCTCGGTGTATCCGAACGCGATGCATGTGCAACGCAAAACGTTCGCGAAAGAAGCCGGCGAGTCGACCATCGGCAACCGCCGGAAAATGGACCCGATGCAATTATTCAACGCTTTCTATGAAGAAGTAAAAGGCGATGCGCCGTCTGCAGAAACGGCTGAACTGTTCGGTGACGTGTTGCAGGAATTCCTTCAGGCAGATTCTGAACGTGAAGAGGTGAAGTCATGA
- a CDS encoding YtoQ family protein, which yields MRLTVYLAGEIHSSWREEIKKKSLALNLPVDFVGPMENHDRSDNIGEEILGEQPSAIFKDAAASSFNNLRTSVLMEKSDLVIALFGEQYKQWNTAMDASAALANHKPLIVIRPEKLHHPLKELSQKANATVETCDQAIKALSYIFE from the coding sequence ATGAGATTAACCGTTTATCTTGCAGGTGAAATTCACAGTTCCTGGCGCGAAGAAATCAAAAAGAAATCCTTGGCGCTCAATCTGCCAGTCGATTTCGTCGGGCCGATGGAAAACCACGACCGCTCCGACAATATCGGCGAAGAGATTCTGGGAGAACAGCCAAGCGCTATCTTCAAGGATGCCGCAGCGTCCAGCTTCAATAATTTGCGTACGAGCGTGTTGATGGAAAAATCGGACCTCGTTATCGCCTTGTTCGGCGAGCAGTACAAGCAGTGGAATACCGCGATGGACGCAAGCGCCGCTTTGGCGAACCATAAGCCGCTCATCGTCATCCGCCCTGAAAAACTGCACCATCCGCTAAAAGAGCTATCCCAAAAAGCAAACGCCACCGTCGAAACTTGCGACCAGGCGATCAAAGCTTTATCTTATATTTTCGAATAA
- a CDS encoding SbcC/MukB-like Walker B domain-containing protein produces the protein MKPVKLKLTAFGPYRDSEEINFEDLEGNRLFVISGSTGSGKTSIFDGICFALYGSASGSDRSEPKNLRSDFAKDSVHTSAELTFEVHGTTYRILRQMSHVKTGNKSATGERYEFFEVTDMGEKPCVERQIVSELNRRIEEILGLTFSQFNQIVMLPQGEFRKLLTSETDNKEAILRKIFRTEPYRLVAERLKQKKDEAQERFKAQQLLYKEQVQAIAGSLPQRESALFEVFAQGDFQRSQLLAGLEGEISHYESESIGLQERYQQSYDFHNKKMAEFHEAKGWNGRFDELEAKKRHLQELEQQLPAVKEWEQQVTAADQAGMITGLEEQVMDLVANERQKREELRRAETAEQNAQEMKRQAQQVKDEEENRHEQRQAAQQALVRLHDLESGVKELEQQRTAVQQLEKVAIHARTALQRTDEQAASAEQQLLQTKSFIQQLEERLEQFDDKRDRQNRLAEQQRVLAEYLRLEQKLKGLAEQSAGDQAKFEQTQKAYQSMEHDWFANQAALLASNLHAGEACPVCGSLDHPAKQLGSSAAVNQQAMEQAKQVLAQSEQKFRKTEAEQAAVHEQAAVKREELDGMSIAAEQAEKQLEAIQAEQHSLTGELEQLQADKEQLRKRKLAFGEMEDQLSSLKKQQAEAQQSAHEKRSAHESAQAVLESKLTSIPEALRDLGSLRTETAKAQETKDRLEASWQRAQDALQKAERQVSEAAVSLRHSKQSVQELQEKLEHAESRFEEALVKSAFATKEAYQMAKLEASRYEELKKQIERYKQDRHTTERQTAELESALAGRGRIDVSDAEQALAELKADYERALAELNTSKEYKNKAQAFFDEVSDASAKEAAAEAEFARIVDLYDTIRGQNDVKLSFERYLQIEYLEQILEAANERLKHLSNGQFHLTRSDRQEARGKQSGLGLDVYDAYTGQTRDVKTMSGGEKFNASLCLALGMADVIQSFEGNVSIETMFIDEGFGSLDEESLNKAIETLVDLQKSGRMIGVISHVQELKAAIPAILEVEKTKEGISRTRFQLK, from the coding sequence ATGAAACCGGTCAAATTGAAACTGACGGCATTCGGCCCGTACCGCGACAGTGAGGAAATCAATTTTGAGGATTTGGAAGGCAATCGCTTATTTGTTATTTCGGGCAGCACCGGTTCCGGCAAAACAAGTATCTTCGATGGCATTTGTTTCGCACTTTATGGATCTGCAAGTGGCTCGGACCGCAGTGAACCGAAAAACCTGCGCAGCGATTTTGCCAAAGATTCGGTCCATACATCAGCCGAATTGACCTTTGAAGTGCACGGCACGACTTACCGCATCCTGCGCCAGATGAGCCATGTGAAAACGGGCAATAAAAGCGCGACCGGTGAACGCTATGAGTTTTTTGAAGTGACAGATATGGGCGAAAAGCCGTGCGTCGAGCGACAAATCGTCTCGGAGCTCAATCGCCGCATCGAAGAAATTCTTGGGCTGACTTTTTCCCAGTTCAACCAAATCGTTATGCTGCCACAAGGGGAATTCCGCAAGCTCTTGACGTCTGAAACGGATAATAAAGAAGCGATTTTACGAAAGATTTTCCGCACCGAACCGTACCGTTTGGTGGCCGAGCGGCTCAAGCAGAAAAAAGATGAGGCGCAGGAACGGTTTAAAGCGCAGCAACTGCTTTATAAAGAGCAAGTGCAAGCGATTGCGGGTTCTTTGCCGCAGCGTGAATCGGCTCTTTTCGAAGTGTTCGCACAAGGCGATTTCCAGCGCAGCCAATTGCTCGCAGGGCTTGAAGGGGAAATCAGCCATTATGAGTCGGAAAGCATCGGCCTGCAGGAGCGCTATCAGCAATCTTATGATTTCCACAATAAAAAAATGGCCGAGTTTCACGAAGCAAAAGGCTGGAATGGGCGCTTCGACGAATTAGAAGCGAAAAAGCGCCATTTGCAGGAACTCGAACAACAACTGCCGGCGGTCAAAGAATGGGAGCAGCAAGTCACAGCAGCCGATCAAGCGGGCATGATCACCGGCTTGGAAGAGCAGGTGATGGATCTTGTAGCCAATGAACGCCAAAAACGCGAAGAATTGCGTCGTGCCGAGACGGCTGAACAAAATGCCCAAGAAATGAAGCGGCAGGCGCAGCAAGTGAAGGATGAAGAAGAAAACCGTCATGAGCAGCGTCAGGCCGCACAGCAAGCGCTGGTCCGTTTGCATGATTTGGAATCAGGCGTAAAGGAACTGGAACAACAGCGTACAGCTGTCCAACAATTGGAGAAAGTGGCTATTCACGCCAGAACGGCATTGCAAAGAACGGATGAACAAGCAGCAAGCGCCGAGCAACAGCTGCTGCAAACGAAATCATTCATTCAACAGCTTGAAGAGAGACTAGAGCAGTTCGACGACAAGCGGGACCGCCAGAACCGGTTAGCGGAACAACAGCGTGTCTTGGCGGAGTATCTTCGCTTGGAGCAAAAGCTCAAAGGTTTGGCCGAGCAATCAGCGGGAGATCAGGCAAAGTTTGAACAAACCCAAAAAGCTTATCAATCGATGGAACATGATTGGTTCGCTAACCAGGCGGCGCTGCTCGCATCAAATCTGCACGCCGGAGAAGCATGCCCCGTTTGCGGTAGCTTGGACCACCCGGCAAAACAGCTAGGCAGTTCTGCAGCAGTGAACCAGCAGGCGATGGAACAGGCCAAGCAAGTGTTGGCGCAAAGCGAGCAAAAATTCCGCAAAACGGAAGCGGAACAAGCCGCGGTCCATGAGCAGGCGGCAGTGAAGCGCGAGGAACTGGACGGCATGTCGATTGCGGCTGAACAAGCAGAAAAGCAATTGGAAGCAATACAGGCTGAACAGCATTCACTAACCGGCGAGCTCGAACAATTGCAGGCCGATAAGGAACAGCTGCGCAAGCGCAAGTTGGCATTCGGGGAGATGGAAGACCAGTTATCGAGCTTAAAGAAACAGCAGGCAGAAGCCCAGCAAAGCGCACATGAAAAACGCTCTGCGCATGAATCGGCACAAGCGGTTTTGGAAAGCAAACTGACATCGATCCCGGAAGCGCTCCGTGATCTTGGGTCGCTTCGAACAGAGACCGCAAAAGCGCAGGAAACGAAAGACCGCTTGGAAGCGTCTTGGCAACGTGCGCAGGATGCCCTCCAAAAAGCCGAGCGCCAAGTGTCGGAAGCGGCGGTATCGCTTCGTCATAGCAAGCAGTCCGTGCAAGAACTGCAAGAAAAGCTTGAACATGCCGAAAGCCGTTTTGAGGAAGCGCTCGTGAAATCCGCGTTCGCTACGAAGGAAGCTTATCAAATGGCCAAACTGGAAGCATCCCGCTACGAAGAATTGAAAAAGCAAATTGAACGGTACAAACAAGACCGCCACACGACAGAGCGGCAAACGGCAGAACTCGAAAGTGCGCTCGCCGGCCGTGGTCGTATTGACGTATCGGATGCGGAACAAGCACTTGCCGAATTGAAAGCCGATTACGAGCGGGCGCTTGCTGAATTGAACACGTCTAAAGAATATAAGAACAAAGCGCAAGCGTTCTTTGATGAAGTCTCCGATGCGTCTGCAAAAGAAGCAGCAGCCGAAGCGGAGTTCGCGCGTATCGTCGACCTTTACGATACGATCCGCGGGCAGAACGACGTGAAGCTATCCTTTGAACGCTATTTGCAAATCGAGTATTTGGAGCAGATCTTGGAAGCTGCCAATGAACGCCTGAAACATCTATCGAACGGGCAATTCCATTTGACGAGAAGCGACCGGCAGGAAGCGCGAGGGAAACAAAGTGGCCTCGGCTTAGACGTGTACGACGCCTATACCGGCCAGACGCGCGATGTCAAAACGATGTCTGGCGGCGAGAAATTCAATGCCTCCCTATGCCTGGCACTTGGAATGGCCGATGTCATCCAAAGCTTCGAGGGCAATGTATCGATTGAAACGATGTTCATCGATGAGGGCTTCGGATCGCTTGATGAGGAATCTTTGAACAAGGCGATCGAGACTTTAGTGGACTTGCAGAAATCGGGACGGATGATCGGCGTCATTTCCCATGTGCAGGAATTGAAAGCGGCGATTCCGGCGATCTTGGAAGTGGAAAAGACGAAAGAGGGCATCAGCCGGACACGTTTCCAATTGAAATGA
- a CDS encoding acetyl-CoA hydrolase/transferase family protein → MSKQLSPKQVVDLIEAQADIIVPIANGEPIRLLDILEHHAQELDGVKIHQMLALRDRAYIRGELEQLRHVSYFLSGATRKVYQQAKMDLVPNNFHEMPRLLQKATKMSMIMTVASPMDEHGYFTFGTQADYVAEFVGKVPFILEVNEHMPRTFGRNQIHISQIAGYVEHHAPLAEEQVGEISEMDIQIASSIIGDIENGDTLQIGIGSVPNAVISMLKDHRHLGIHTEMLPDGVADLVNSGAIDGTRKFTNPGKIVATFAYGSKKLYDFIDGNPAVEMLPVSVVNDPREIAKEKNIVSINATTEVDLYGQCASETVGGKYYSSSGGQVDFARGVRFAENGKGYICMPSTAKSGSLSRIKLNLAPQSVVTTGKNDVDNIVTEYGIARLHGVSLAERAKRLINIAHPKFREELMYDAKKNGFLL, encoded by the coding sequence ATGTCCAAACAACTTAGCCCGAAGCAAGTGGTCGATTTGATCGAAGCGCAAGCGGATATCATCGTACCGATCGCGAACGGGGAGCCGATTCGGCTGCTCGATATTCTGGAACACCACGCCCAGGAGCTGGACGGGGTCAAGATCCACCAAATGCTCGCTTTGCGTGACCGTGCCTATATCCGCGGGGAACTCGAGCAGCTTCGCCATGTGTCATATTTCCTGAGCGGGGCGACTCGAAAAGTGTATCAGCAAGCAAAGATGGACCTGGTGCCGAATAATTTTCACGAGATGCCGCGCTTATTGCAAAAAGCGACGAAGATGTCGATGATCATGACGGTCGCTTCGCCGATGGACGAACACGGTTATTTCACATTCGGCACACAAGCCGATTATGTCGCTGAATTCGTCGGCAAAGTGCCATTCATTTTGGAAGTGAATGAACATATGCCACGTACTTTCGGCCGCAATCAAATCCACATTAGCCAAATCGCAGGCTATGTGGAACATCACGCGCCTCTTGCAGAAGAACAAGTCGGTGAAATCAGTGAGATGGACATCCAGATCGCCTCGTCGATCATCGGCGATATCGAAAACGGCGATACGCTTCAGATTGGCATCGGTTCTGTGCCGAACGCAGTCATCAGCATGCTGAAAGACCATCGCCACTTGGGGATCCATACGGAAATGCTGCCGGATGGTGTTGCGGATCTGGTCAATTCCGGGGCGATCGACGGCACGCGCAAATTTACGAACCCAGGCAAAATTGTCGCGACTTTCGCCTACGGATCGAAGAAATTATATGATTTCATCGATGGCAACCCGGCAGTGGAGATGCTTCCGGTAAGTGTAGTCAACGATCCAAGAGAAATCGCCAAAGAGAAAAATATCGTCTCGATCAATGCGACGACAGAAGTCGATTTATACGGCCAATGCGCTTCTGAAACGGTTGGCGGAAAGTATTATTCATCCAGCGGCGGCCAGGTCGATTTTGCCCGTGGCGTACGCTTCGCCGAGAACGGCAAAGGCTATATCTGTATGCCATCGACTGCCAAGAGTGGGAGCTTATCGCGCATTAAGCTGAACTTGGCGCCCCAATCAGTTGTGACGACAGGCAAAAATGACGTCGATAATATTGTCACGGAATACGGCATCGCGCGCTTGCACGGCGTGTCCCTTGCAGAGCGGGCAAAGCGCCTCATCAATATTGCCCATCCGAAGTTCCGTGAAGAGCTAATGTACGATGCGAAAAAGAACGGCTTTCTGTTGTAA